A single genomic interval of Symphalangus syndactylus isolate Jambi chromosome 18, NHGRI_mSymSyn1-v2.1_pri, whole genome shotgun sequence harbors:
- the EWSR1 gene encoding RNA-binding protein EWS isoform X14 translates to MASTDYSTYSQAAAQQGYSAYTAQPTQGYAQTTQAYGQQSYGTYGQPTDVSYTQAQTTATYGQTAYATSYGQPPTGYTTPTAPQAYSQPVQGYGTGAYDTTTATVTTTQASYAAQSAYGTQPAYPAYGQQPAATAPTRPQDGNKPTETSQPQSSTGGYNQPSLGYGQSNYSYPQVPGSYPMQPVTAPPSYPPTSYSSTQPTSYDQSSYSQQNTYGQPSSYGQQSSYGQQSSYGQQPPTSYPPQTGSYSQAPSQYSQQSSSYGQQSSFRQDHPSSMGVYGQESGGFSGPGENRSMSGPDNRGRGRGGFDRGGMSRGGRGGGRGGMGSAGERGGFNKPGGPMDEGPDLDLGPPVDPDEDSDNSAIYVQGLNDSVTLDDLADFFKQCGVVKMNKRTGQPMIHIYLDKETGKPKGDATVSYEDPPTAKAAVEWFDGKDFQGSKLKVSLARKKPPMNSMRGGMPPREGRGMPPPLRGGPGGPGGPGGPMGRMGGRGGDRGGFPPRGPRGSRGNPSGGGNVQHRAGDWQCPNPGCGNQNFAWRTECNQCKAPKPEGFLPPPFPPPGGDRGRGGPGGMRGGRGGLMDRGGPGGMFRGGRGGDRGGFRGGRGMDRGGFGGGRRGGPGGPPGPLMEQMGGRRGGRGGPGKMDKGEHRQERRDRPY, encoded by the exons atggcGTCCACGG ATTACAGTACCTATAGCCAAGCTGCAGCGCAGCAGGG CTACAGTGCTTACACCGCCCAGCCCACTCAAGGATATGCACAGACCACCCAg GCATATGGGCAACAAAGCTATGGAACCTATGGACAGCCCACTGATGTCAGCTATACCCAGGCTCAGACCACTGCAACCTATGGGCAGACCGCCTATGCAACTTCTTATGGACAGCCTCCCACTG GTTATACTACTCCAACTGCCCCCCAGGCATACAGCCAGCCTGTCCAGGGGTATGGCACTGGTGCTTATGATACCACCACTGCTAcagtcaccaccacccaggcctCCTATGCAGCTCAGTCTGCGTATGGCACTCAGCCTGCTTATCCAGCCTATGGGCAGCAGCCAGCAGCCACTGCACCTACAAG ACCGCAGGATGGAAACAAGCCCACTGAGACTAGTCAACCTCAATCTAGCACAGGGGGTTACAACCAGCCCAGCCTAGGATATGGACAGAGTAACTACAGTTATCCCCAGGTGCCTGGGAGCTACCCCATGCAGCCAGTCACCGCACCTCCATCCTACCCTCCTACCAG CTATTCATCTACACAGCCGACTAGTTATGATCAGAGCAGTTACTCTCAGCAGAACACCTATGGGCAACCGAGCAGCTATGGACAGCAGAGTAGCTATGGTCAACAAAGCAGCTATGGGCAGCAGCCTCCCACTAGTTACCCACCCCAAACTGGATCCTACAGCCAAGCTCCAAGTCAATATAGCCAACAGAGCAGCAGCTACGGGCAGCAGA GTTCATTCCGACAGGACCACCCCAGTAGCATGGGTGTTTATGGGCAGGAGTCTGGAGGATTTTCCGGACCAGGAGAGAACCGGAGCATGAGTGGCCCTGATAACCGGGGCAGGGGAAGAGGGGGATTTGATCGTGGAGGCATGAGCAGAGGTGGGCGGGGAGGAGGACGCGGTGGAATGGG CAGCGCTGGAGAGCGAGGTGGCTTCAATAAGCCTGGTG GACCCATGGATGAAGGACCAGATCTTGATCTAG gcCCACCTGTAGATCCAGATGAAGACTCTGACAACAGTGCAATTTATGTACAAGGATTAAATGACAGTGTGACTCTAGATGATCTGGCAGACTTCTTTAAGCAGTGTGGGGTTGTTAAG ATGAACAAGAGAACTGGGCAACCCATGATCCACATCTACCTGGACAAGGAAACAGGAAAGCCCAAAGGCGATGCCACAGTGTCCTATGAAGACCCACCTACTGCCAAGGCTGCCGTGGAATGGTTTGATG GGAAAGATTTTCAAGGGAGCAAACTTAAAGTCTCCCTTGCTCGGAAGAAGCCTCCAATGAACAGTATGCGGGGTGGTATGCCACCCCGTGAGGGCAGAGGGATGCCACCACCACTCCGTGGAG GTCCAGGAGGCCCAGGAGGTCCTGGGGGACCCATGGGTCGCATGGGAGGCCGTGGAGGAGATAGAGGAGGCTTCCCTCCAAGAGGACCCCGGGGTTCCCGAGGGAACCCCTCTGGAGGAGGAAACGTCCAGCACCGAGCTGGAGACTGGCAGTGTCCCAATCC GGGTTGTGGAAACCAGAACTTCGCCTGGAGAACAGAATGCAACCAGTGTAAGGCCCCAAAGCCTGAAGGCTTCCTCCCGCCACCCTTCCCACCCCCGG GTGGTGATCGTGGCAGAGGTGGCCCTGGTGGCATGCGGGGAGGAAGAGGTGGCCTCATGGATCGTGGTGGTCCCGGTGGAATGTTCAGAGGTGGCCGTGGTGGAGACAGAGGTGGCTTCCGTGGTGGCCGGGGCATGGACCGAGGAGGCTTTGGTGGAGGAAGACGAGGTGGCCCTGGGGGGCCCCCTGGACCTTTGATGGAACAgatgggaggaagaagaggaggacgTGGAGGACCTGGAAAAATGGATAA AGGCGAGCACCGTCAGGAGCGCAGAGATCGGCCCTACTAG
- the EWSR1 gene encoding RNA-binding protein EWS isoform X4, protein MASTDYSTYSQAAAQQGYSAYTAQPTQGYAQTTQQAYGQQSYGTYGQPTDVSYTQAQTTATYGQTAYATSYGQPPTGYTTPTAPQAYSQPVQGYGTGAYDTTTATVTTTQASYAAQSAYGTQPAYPAYGQQPAATAPTRPQDGNKPTETSQPQSSTGGYNQPSLGYGQSNYSYPQVPGSYPMQPVTAPPSYPPTSYSSTQPTSYDQSSYSQQNTYGQPSSYGQQSSYGQQSSYGQQPPTSYPPQTGSYSQAPSQYSQQSSSYGQQSSFRQDHPSSMGVYGQESGGFSGPGENRSMSGPDNRGRGRGGFDRGGMSRGGRGGGRGGMGSAGERGGFNKPGGPMDEGPDLDLGPPVDPDEDSDNSAIYVQGLNDSVTLDDLADFFKQCGVVKMNKRTGQPMIHIYLDKETGKPKGDATVSYEDPPTAKAAVEWFDGKDFQGSKLKVSLARKKPPMNSMRGGMPPREGRGMPPPLRGGPGGPGGPGGPMGRMGGRGGDRGGFPPRGPRGSRGNPSGGGNVQHRAGDWQCPNPSIGDFCCDVIVCRGCGNQNFAWRTECNQCKAPKPEGFLPPPFPPPGGDRGRGGPGGMRGGRGGLMDRGGPGGMFRGGRGGDRGGFRGGRGMDRGGFGGGRRGGPGGPPGPLMEQMGGRRGGRGGPGKMDKGEHRQERRDRPY, encoded by the exons atggcGTCCACGG ATTACAGTACCTATAGCCAAGCTGCAGCGCAGCAGGG CTACAGTGCTTACACCGCCCAGCCCACTCAAGGATATGCACAGACCACCCAg CAGGCATATGGGCAACAAAGCTATGGAACCTATGGACAGCCCACTGATGTCAGCTATACCCAGGCTCAGACCACTGCAACCTATGGGCAGACCGCCTATGCAACTTCTTATGGACAGCCTCCCACTG GTTATACTACTCCAACTGCCCCCCAGGCATACAGCCAGCCTGTCCAGGGGTATGGCACTGGTGCTTATGATACCACCACTGCTAcagtcaccaccacccaggcctCCTATGCAGCTCAGTCTGCGTATGGCACTCAGCCTGCTTATCCAGCCTATGGGCAGCAGCCAGCAGCCACTGCACCTACAAG ACCGCAGGATGGAAACAAGCCCACTGAGACTAGTCAACCTCAATCTAGCACAGGGGGTTACAACCAGCCCAGCCTAGGATATGGACAGAGTAACTACAGTTATCCCCAGGTGCCTGGGAGCTACCCCATGCAGCCAGTCACCGCACCTCCATCCTACCCTCCTACCAG CTATTCATCTACACAGCCGACTAGTTATGATCAGAGCAGTTACTCTCAGCAGAACACCTATGGGCAACCGAGCAGCTATGGACAGCAGAGTAGCTATGGTCAACAAAGCAGCTATGGGCAGCAGCCTCCCACTAGTTACCCACCCCAAACTGGATCCTACAGCCAAGCTCCAAGTCAATATAGCCAACAGAGCAGCAGCTACGGGCAGCAGA GTTCATTCCGACAGGACCACCCCAGTAGCATGGGTGTTTATGGGCAGGAGTCTGGAGGATTTTCCGGACCAGGAGAGAACCGGAGCATGAGTGGCCCTGATAACCGGGGCAGGGGAAGAGGGGGATTTGATCGTGGAGGCATGAGCAGAGGTGGGCGGGGAGGAGGACGCGGTGGAATGGG CAGCGCTGGAGAGCGAGGTGGCTTCAATAAGCCTGGTG GACCCATGGATGAAGGACCAGATCTTGATCTAG gcCCACCTGTAGATCCAGATGAAGACTCTGACAACAGTGCAATTTATGTACAAGGATTAAATGACAGTGTGACTCTAGATGATCTGGCAGACTTCTTTAAGCAGTGTGGGGTTGTTAAG ATGAACAAGAGAACTGGGCAACCCATGATCCACATCTACCTGGACAAGGAAACAGGAAAGCCCAAAGGCGATGCCACAGTGTCCTATGAAGACCCACCTACTGCCAAGGCTGCCGTGGAATGGTTTGATG GGAAAGATTTTCAAGGGAGCAAACTTAAAGTCTCCCTTGCTCGGAAGAAGCCTCCAATGAACAGTATGCGGGGTGGTATGCCACCCCGTGAGGGCAGAGGGATGCCACCACCACTCCGTGGAG GTCCAGGAGGCCCAGGAGGTCCTGGGGGACCCATGGGTCGCATGGGAGGCCGTGGAGGAGATAGAGGAGGCTTCCCTCCAAGAGGACCCCGGGGTTCCCGAGGGAACCCCTCTGGAGGAGGAAACGTCCAGCACCGAGCTGGAGACTGGCAGTGTCCCAATCC TTCAATTGGTGATTTCTGCTGTGATGTAATTGTATGCAGGGGTTGTGGAAACCAGAACTTCGCCTGGAGAACAGAATGCAACCAGTGTAAGGCCCCAAAGCCTGAAGGCTTCCTCCCGCCACCCTTCCCACCCCCGG GTGGTGATCGTGGCAGAGGTGGCCCTGGTGGCATGCGGGGAGGAAGAGGTGGCCTCATGGATCGTGGTGGTCCCGGTGGAATGTTCAGAGGTGGCCGTGGTGGAGACAGAGGTGGCTTCCGTGGTGGCCGGGGCATGGACCGAGGAGGCTTTGGTGGAGGAAGACGAGGTGGCCCTGGGGGGCCCCCTGGACCTTTGATGGAACAgatgggaggaagaagaggaggacgTGGAGGACCTGGAAAAATGGATAA AGGCGAGCACCGTCAGGAGCGCAGAGATCGGCCCTACTAG
- the EWSR1 gene encoding RNA-binding protein EWS isoform X35: MASTDYSTYSQAAAQQGYSAYTAQPTQGYAQTTQAYGQQSYGTYGQPTDVSYTQAQTTATYGQTAYATSYGQPPTGYTTPTAPQAYSQPVQGYGTGAYDTTTATVTTTQASYAAQSAYGTQPAYPAYGQQPAATAPTSYSSTQPTSYDQSSYSQQNTYGQPSSYGQQSSYGQQSSYGQQPPTSYPPQTGSYSQAPSQYSQQSSSYGQQSSFRQDHPSSMGVYGQESGGFSGPGENRSMSGPDNRGRGRGGFDRGGMSRGGRGGGRGGMGAGERGGFNKPGGPMDEGPDLDLGPPVDPDEDSDNSAIYVQGLNDSVTLDDLADFFKQCGVVKMNKRTGQPMIHIYLDKETGKPKGDATVSYEDPPTAKAAVEWFDGKDFQGSKLKVSLARKKPPMNSMRGGMPPREGRGMPPPLRGGPGGPGGPGGPMGRMGGRGGDRGGFPPRGPRGSRGNPSGGGNVQHRAGDWQCPNPSIGDFCCDVIVCRGCGNQNFAWRTECNQCGDRGRGGPGGMRGGRGGLMDRGGPGGMFRGGRGGDRGGFRGGRGMDRGGFGGGRRGGPGGPPGPLMEQMGGRRGGRGGPGKMDKGEHRQERRDRPY; the protein is encoded by the exons atggcGTCCACGG ATTACAGTACCTATAGCCAAGCTGCAGCGCAGCAGGG CTACAGTGCTTACACCGCCCAGCCCACTCAAGGATATGCACAGACCACCCAg GCATATGGGCAACAAAGCTATGGAACCTATGGACAGCCCACTGATGTCAGCTATACCCAGGCTCAGACCACTGCAACCTATGGGCAGACCGCCTATGCAACTTCTTATGGACAGCCTCCCACTG GTTATACTACTCCAACTGCCCCCCAGGCATACAGCCAGCCTGTCCAGGGGTATGGCACTGGTGCTTATGATACCACCACTGCTAcagtcaccaccacccaggcctCCTATGCAGCTCAGTCTGCGTATGGCACTCAGCCTGCTTATCCAGCCTATGGGCAGCAGCCAGCAGCCACTGCACCTACAAG CTATTCATCTACACAGCCGACTAGTTATGATCAGAGCAGTTACTCTCAGCAGAACACCTATGGGCAACCGAGCAGCTATGGACAGCAGAGTAGCTATGGTCAACAAAGCAGCTATGGGCAGCAGCCTCCCACTAGTTACCCACCCCAAACTGGATCCTACAGCCAAGCTCCAAGTCAATATAGCCAACAGAGCAGCAGCTACGGGCAGCAGA GTTCATTCCGACAGGACCACCCCAGTAGCATGGGTGTTTATGGGCAGGAGTCTGGAGGATTTTCCGGACCAGGAGAGAACCGGAGCATGAGTGGCCCTGATAACCGGGGCAGGGGAAGAGGGGGATTTGATCGTGGAGGCATGAGCAGAGGTGGGCGGGGAGGAGGACGCGGTGGAATGGG CGCTGGAGAGCGAGGTGGCTTCAATAAGCCTGGTG GACCCATGGATGAAGGACCAGATCTTGATCTAG gcCCACCTGTAGATCCAGATGAAGACTCTGACAACAGTGCAATTTATGTACAAGGATTAAATGACAGTGTGACTCTAGATGATCTGGCAGACTTCTTTAAGCAGTGTGGGGTTGTTAAG ATGAACAAGAGAACTGGGCAACCCATGATCCACATCTACCTGGACAAGGAAACAGGAAAGCCCAAAGGCGATGCCACAGTGTCCTATGAAGACCCACCTACTGCCAAGGCTGCCGTGGAATGGTTTGATG GGAAAGATTTTCAAGGGAGCAAACTTAAAGTCTCCCTTGCTCGGAAGAAGCCTCCAATGAACAGTATGCGGGGTGGTATGCCACCCCGTGAGGGCAGAGGGATGCCACCACCACTCCGTGGAG GTCCAGGAGGCCCAGGAGGTCCTGGGGGACCCATGGGTCGCATGGGAGGCCGTGGAGGAGATAGAGGAGGCTTCCCTCCAAGAGGACCCCGGGGTTCCCGAGGGAACCCCTCTGGAGGAGGAAACGTCCAGCACCGAGCTGGAGACTGGCAGTGTCCCAATCC TTCAATTGGTGATTTCTGCTGTGATGTAATTGTATGCAGGGGTTGTGGAAACCAGAACTTCGCCTGGAGAACAGAATGCAACCAGT GTGGTGATCGTGGCAGAGGTGGCCCTGGTGGCATGCGGGGAGGAAGAGGTGGCCTCATGGATCGTGGTGGTCCCGGTGGAATGTTCAGAGGTGGCCGTGGTGGAGACAGAGGTGGCTTCCGTGGTGGCCGGGGCATGGACCGAGGAGGCTTTGGTGGAGGAAGACGAGGTGGCCCTGGGGGGCCCCCTGGACCTTTGATGGAACAgatgggaggaagaagaggaggacgTGGAGGACCTGGAAAAATGGATAA AGGCGAGCACCGTCAGGAGCGCAGAGATCGGCCCTACTAG
- the EWSR1 gene encoding RNA-binding protein EWS isoform X29, with protein MASTDYSTYSQAAAQQGYSAYTAQPTQGYAQTTQAYGQQSYGTYGQPTDVSYTQAQTTATYGQTAYATSYGQPPTGYTTPTAPQAYSQPVQGYGTGAYDTTTATVTTTQASYAAQSAYGTQPAYPAYGQQPAATAPTSYSSTQPTSYDQSSYSQQNTYGQPSSYGQQSSYGQQSSYGQQPPTSYPPQTGSYSQAPSQYSQQSSSYGQQSSFRQDHPSSMGVYGQESGGFSGPGENRSMSGPDNRGRGRGGFDRGGMSRGGRGGGRGGMGAGERGGFNKPGGPMDEGPDLDLGPPVDPDEDSDNSAIYVQGLNDSVTLDDLADFFKQCGVVKMNKRTGQPMIHIYLDKETGKPKGDATVSYEDPPTAKAAVEWFDGKDFQGSKLKVSLARKKPPMNSMRGGMPPREGRGMPPPLRGGPGGPGGPGGPMGRMGGRGGDRGGFPPRGPRGSRGNPSGGGNVQHRAGDWQCPNPSIGDFCCDVIVCRGCGNQNFAWRTECNQCKAPKPEGFLPPPFPPPGGDRGRGGPGGMRGGRGGLMDRGGPGGMFRGGRGGDRGGFRGGRGMDRGGFGGGRRGGPGGPPGPLMEQMGGRRGGRGGPGKMDKGEHRQERRDRPY; from the exons atggcGTCCACGG ATTACAGTACCTATAGCCAAGCTGCAGCGCAGCAGGG CTACAGTGCTTACACCGCCCAGCCCACTCAAGGATATGCACAGACCACCCAg GCATATGGGCAACAAAGCTATGGAACCTATGGACAGCCCACTGATGTCAGCTATACCCAGGCTCAGACCACTGCAACCTATGGGCAGACCGCCTATGCAACTTCTTATGGACAGCCTCCCACTG GTTATACTACTCCAACTGCCCCCCAGGCATACAGCCAGCCTGTCCAGGGGTATGGCACTGGTGCTTATGATACCACCACTGCTAcagtcaccaccacccaggcctCCTATGCAGCTCAGTCTGCGTATGGCACTCAGCCTGCTTATCCAGCCTATGGGCAGCAGCCAGCAGCCACTGCACCTACAAG CTATTCATCTACACAGCCGACTAGTTATGATCAGAGCAGTTACTCTCAGCAGAACACCTATGGGCAACCGAGCAGCTATGGACAGCAGAGTAGCTATGGTCAACAAAGCAGCTATGGGCAGCAGCCTCCCACTAGTTACCCACCCCAAACTGGATCCTACAGCCAAGCTCCAAGTCAATATAGCCAACAGAGCAGCAGCTACGGGCAGCAGA GTTCATTCCGACAGGACCACCCCAGTAGCATGGGTGTTTATGGGCAGGAGTCTGGAGGATTTTCCGGACCAGGAGAGAACCGGAGCATGAGTGGCCCTGATAACCGGGGCAGGGGAAGAGGGGGATTTGATCGTGGAGGCATGAGCAGAGGTGGGCGGGGAGGAGGACGCGGTGGAATGGG CGCTGGAGAGCGAGGTGGCTTCAATAAGCCTGGTG GACCCATGGATGAAGGACCAGATCTTGATCTAG gcCCACCTGTAGATCCAGATGAAGACTCTGACAACAGTGCAATTTATGTACAAGGATTAAATGACAGTGTGACTCTAGATGATCTGGCAGACTTCTTTAAGCAGTGTGGGGTTGTTAAG ATGAACAAGAGAACTGGGCAACCCATGATCCACATCTACCTGGACAAGGAAACAGGAAAGCCCAAAGGCGATGCCACAGTGTCCTATGAAGACCCACCTACTGCCAAGGCTGCCGTGGAATGGTTTGATG GGAAAGATTTTCAAGGGAGCAAACTTAAAGTCTCCCTTGCTCGGAAGAAGCCTCCAATGAACAGTATGCGGGGTGGTATGCCACCCCGTGAGGGCAGAGGGATGCCACCACCACTCCGTGGAG GTCCAGGAGGCCCAGGAGGTCCTGGGGGACCCATGGGTCGCATGGGAGGCCGTGGAGGAGATAGAGGAGGCTTCCCTCCAAGAGGACCCCGGGGTTCCCGAGGGAACCCCTCTGGAGGAGGAAACGTCCAGCACCGAGCTGGAGACTGGCAGTGTCCCAATCC TTCAATTGGTGATTTCTGCTGTGATGTAATTGTATGCAGGGGTTGTGGAAACCAGAACTTCGCCTGGAGAACAGAATGCAACCAGTGTAAGGCCCCAAAGCCTGAAGGCTTCCTCCCGCCACCCTTCCCACCCCCGG GTGGTGATCGTGGCAGAGGTGGCCCTGGTGGCATGCGGGGAGGAAGAGGTGGCCTCATGGATCGTGGTGGTCCCGGTGGAATGTTCAGAGGTGGCCGTGGTGGAGACAGAGGTGGCTTCCGTGGTGGCCGGGGCATGGACCGAGGAGGCTTTGGTGGAGGAAGACGAGGTGGCCCTGGGGGGCCCCCTGGACCTTTGATGGAACAgatgggaggaagaagaggaggacgTGGAGGACCTGGAAAAATGGATAA AGGCGAGCACCGTCAGGAGCGCAGAGATCGGCCCTACTAG
- the EWSR1 gene encoding RNA-binding protein EWS isoform X2, whose protein sequence is MASTDYSTYSQAAAQQGYSAYTAQPTQGYAQTTQQAYGQQSYGTYGQPTDVSYTQAQTTATYGQTAYATSYGQPPTVEGTSTGYTTPTAPQAYSQPVQGYGTGAYDTTTATVTTTQASYAAQSAYGTQPAYPAYGQQPAATAPTRPQDGNKPTETSQPQSSTGGYNQPSLGYGQSNYSYPQVPGSYPMQPVTAPPSYPPTSYSSTQPTSYDQSSYSQQNTYGQPSSYGQQSSYGQQSSYGQQPPTSYPPQTGSYSQAPSQYSQQSSSYGQQSSFRQDHPSSMGVYGQESGGFSGPGENRSMSGPDNRGRGRGGFDRGGMSRGGRGGGRGGMGAGERGGFNKPGGPMDEGPDLDLGPPVDPDEDSDNSAIYVQGLNDSVTLDDLADFFKQCGVVKMNKRTGQPMIHIYLDKETGKPKGDATVSYEDPPTAKAAVEWFDGKDFQGSKLKVSLARKKPPMNSMRGGMPPREGRGMPPPLRGGPGGPGGPGGPMGRMGGRGGDRGGFPPRGPRGSRGNPSGGGNVQHRAGDWQCPNPSIGDFCCDVIVCRGCGNQNFAWRTECNQCKAPKPEGFLPPPFPPPGGDRGRGGPGGMRGGRGGLMDRGGPGGMFRGGRGGDRGGFRGGRGMDRGGFGGGRRGGPGGPPGPLMEQMGGRRGGRGGPGKMDKGEHRQERRDRPY, encoded by the exons atggcGTCCACGG ATTACAGTACCTATAGCCAAGCTGCAGCGCAGCAGGG CTACAGTGCTTACACCGCCCAGCCCACTCAAGGATATGCACAGACCACCCAg CAGGCATATGGGCAACAAAGCTATGGAACCTATGGACAGCCCACTGATGTCAGCTATACCCAGGCTCAGACCACTGCAACCTATGGGCAGACCGCCTATGCAACTTCTTATGGACAGCCTCCCACTG TAGAAGGGACCAGTACAG GTTATACTACTCCAACTGCCCCCCAGGCATACAGCCAGCCTGTCCAGGGGTATGGCACTGGTGCTTATGATACCACCACTGCTAcagtcaccaccacccaggcctCCTATGCAGCTCAGTCTGCGTATGGCACTCAGCCTGCTTATCCAGCCTATGGGCAGCAGCCAGCAGCCACTGCACCTACAAG ACCGCAGGATGGAAACAAGCCCACTGAGACTAGTCAACCTCAATCTAGCACAGGGGGTTACAACCAGCCCAGCCTAGGATATGGACAGAGTAACTACAGTTATCCCCAGGTGCCTGGGAGCTACCCCATGCAGCCAGTCACCGCACCTCCATCCTACCCTCCTACCAG CTATTCATCTACACAGCCGACTAGTTATGATCAGAGCAGTTACTCTCAGCAGAACACCTATGGGCAACCGAGCAGCTATGGACAGCAGAGTAGCTATGGTCAACAAAGCAGCTATGGGCAGCAGCCTCCCACTAGTTACCCACCCCAAACTGGATCCTACAGCCAAGCTCCAAGTCAATATAGCCAACAGAGCAGCAGCTACGGGCAGCAGA GTTCATTCCGACAGGACCACCCCAGTAGCATGGGTGTTTATGGGCAGGAGTCTGGAGGATTTTCCGGACCAGGAGAGAACCGGAGCATGAGTGGCCCTGATAACCGGGGCAGGGGAAGAGGGGGATTTGATCGTGGAGGCATGAGCAGAGGTGGGCGGGGAGGAGGACGCGGTGGAATGGG CGCTGGAGAGCGAGGTGGCTTCAATAAGCCTGGTG GACCCATGGATGAAGGACCAGATCTTGATCTAG gcCCACCTGTAGATCCAGATGAAGACTCTGACAACAGTGCAATTTATGTACAAGGATTAAATGACAGTGTGACTCTAGATGATCTGGCAGACTTCTTTAAGCAGTGTGGGGTTGTTAAG ATGAACAAGAGAACTGGGCAACCCATGATCCACATCTACCTGGACAAGGAAACAGGAAAGCCCAAAGGCGATGCCACAGTGTCCTATGAAGACCCACCTACTGCCAAGGCTGCCGTGGAATGGTTTGATG GGAAAGATTTTCAAGGGAGCAAACTTAAAGTCTCCCTTGCTCGGAAGAAGCCTCCAATGAACAGTATGCGGGGTGGTATGCCACCCCGTGAGGGCAGAGGGATGCCACCACCACTCCGTGGAG GTCCAGGAGGCCCAGGAGGTCCTGGGGGACCCATGGGTCGCATGGGAGGCCGTGGAGGAGATAGAGGAGGCTTCCCTCCAAGAGGACCCCGGGGTTCCCGAGGGAACCCCTCTGGAGGAGGAAACGTCCAGCACCGAGCTGGAGACTGGCAGTGTCCCAATCC TTCAATTGGTGATTTCTGCTGTGATGTAATTGTATGCAGGGGTTGTGGAAACCAGAACTTCGCCTGGAGAACAGAATGCAACCAGTGTAAGGCCCCAAAGCCTGAAGGCTTCCTCCCGCCACCCTTCCCACCCCCGG GTGGTGATCGTGGCAGAGGTGGCCCTGGTGGCATGCGGGGAGGAAGAGGTGGCCTCATGGATCGTGGTGGTCCCGGTGGAATGTTCAGAGGTGGCCGTGGTGGAGACAGAGGTGGCTTCCGTGGTGGCCGGGGCATGGACCGAGGAGGCTTTGGTGGAGGAAGACGAGGTGGCCCTGGGGGGCCCCCTGGACCTTTGATGGAACAgatgggaggaagaagaggaggacgTGGAGGACCTGGAAAAATGGATAA AGGCGAGCACCGTCAGGAGCGCAGAGATCGGCCCTACTAG